In one Thermodesulfovibrionales bacterium genomic region, the following are encoded:
- a CDS encoding protein-L-isoaspartate(D-aspartate) O-methyltransferase: MDFENLRKWMVDTQIKLRGVKNERVIQAMLRVPRHRFVPPELIDRAYDDMALPIGEGQTISQPYMVAVMTELLEPDFHHRVLEIGTGSGYQAAVLAEIVKEVYTIERIATLSERARKIVRELGYENIFFKVGDGTLGWPEEAPFDRIIVTAAAPSIPESLVEQLREEGIIVAPVGSRYSQVLLKGIKKKGSLITEESVPCVFVPLVGEKGWSE, from the coding sequence ATGGATTTTGAAAATTTAAGAAAATGGATGGTTGACACTCAGATAAAATTAAGGGGTGTAAAAAATGAAAGGGTCATACAGGCAATGCTCAGAGTACCAAGACACAGGTTCGTCCCTCCAGAATTAATAGACAGAGCGTATGATGACATGGCCCTTCCTATAGGAGAGGGTCAGACAATATCCCAGCCCTACATGGTTGCTGTTATGACAGAGCTTCTTGAGCCGGATTTTCATCACAGGGTACTTGAGATAGGCACTGGCTCCGGATACCAGGCTGCTGTGCTGGCAGAGATTGTCAAGGAGGTCTATACAATAGAGAGGATTGCGACCCTTTCTGAAAGGGCAAGGAAGATAGTGAGAGAGCTCGGTTATGAAAATATATTTTTTAAAGTTGGCGATGGAACACTCGGCTGGCCAGAAGAAGCACCCTTTGACAGAATCATTGTAACAGCCGCTGCACCTTCTATTCCTGAAAGCCTTGTTGAACAGCTAAGAGAGGAAGGCATAATTGTAGCACCTGTTGGTTCAAGATACTCTCAGGTGCTTCTAAAAGGTATAAAGAAAAAAGGTTCTCTCATCACAGAAGAAAGCGTACCCTGCGTATTCGTCCCCCTTGTTGGTGAAAAGGGGTGGAGCGAATAA